The following coding sequences lie in one Arthrobacter sp. PGP41 genomic window:
- a CDS encoding acetylxylan esterase, producing the protein MTDTGQPTRPSAIAGYGDWPAYVQQHARYHAATAAAQELADALGVPGALPSPDVTVHWEETHDGVTTSQLGWQLGFGPRSTGWLIRPAGASGPVPGILALHCHGGNKFGGADRLVELPESHPSAENARAGHYDGRALATDLARAGFAVLAHDTFGWGSRRFDLSVPPRRTAAALEARQAQWRQDGVVPSGADVYNAAAGFHEETLARTAGLLGTSLAGMVAHDDLAALEILAALPDVDQERLGCIGFSGGGGRSLALAVLSHRIKSYVVTCMMTTFQALLPAFLDAHSWLLQTPGLWRLGDWPELTARAGASRLLVQYALADQLFPEDGMRNAHRILESLHSPESYTGSFWPGGHIFTAGMQREAIDFLSASLGANDLNTLPPFSYQGPCS; encoded by the coding sequence ATGACTGATACGGGCCAGCCGACCCGGCCCAGCGCCATCGCCGGCTACGGAGACTGGCCTGCCTATGTTCAGCAGCACGCCCGTTACCACGCTGCCACCGCTGCAGCCCAGGAACTTGCGGACGCCCTCGGCGTGCCGGGGGCGCTTCCCTCCCCTGACGTGACCGTCCATTGGGAGGAGACGCACGACGGCGTCACCACCTCCCAGCTCGGCTGGCAGCTGGGCTTCGGCCCCCGCAGTACGGGCTGGCTGATCCGCCCGGCGGGCGCGTCCGGGCCGGTGCCCGGCATCCTGGCGCTGCACTGCCACGGCGGCAACAAGTTCGGCGGCGCGGACCGGCTGGTGGAACTCCCCGAGTCCCATCCCTCCGCAGAAAACGCCCGGGCCGGCCACTACGACGGCCGCGCCCTGGCCACGGACCTGGCCCGCGCCGGTTTCGCCGTCCTGGCCCACGACACGTTCGGCTGGGGCAGCCGCCGTTTTGACTTATCGGTTCCGCCCCGGCGGACGGCCGCCGCGCTGGAGGCGCGGCAGGCACAGTGGCGGCAGGACGGCGTCGTACCTTCCGGGGCCGACGTGTACAACGCCGCCGCCGGATTCCACGAGGAAACGCTGGCCAGGACCGCCGGCCTGCTGGGCACCAGCCTCGCCGGGATGGTGGCCCACGACGACCTCGCAGCCCTGGAGATCCTCGCCGCGCTGCCGGACGTGGACCAGGAACGGCTCGGCTGCATCGGTTTCTCCGGCGGCGGGGGCCGTTCCCTTGCCCTCGCCGTGCTGAGCCACCGCATCAAGAGCTACGTGGTGACGTGCATGATGACCACCTTCCAGGCGCTTCTGCCCGCCTTCCTCGACGCCCATTCATGGCTGCTGCAGACTCCGGGGCTCTGGAGGCTGGGTGACTGGCCGGAACTCACCGCGAGGGCCGGGGCCAGCCGCCTGCTGGTGCAGTACGCGCTTGCGGACCAGCTCTTCCCCGAAGACGGAATGCGCAACGCACACCGCATACTGGAGTCCCTGCACAGCCCCGAAAGCTACACCGGGAGCTTCTGGCCGGGGGGCCACATCTTCACCGCCGGCATGCAGCGGGAAGCGATCGATTTCCTGTCTGCCTCGCTCGGCGCCAATGATCTTAATACCCTTCCTCCCTTCAGCTACCAAGGACCCTGCTCATGA
- a CDS encoding carbohydrate ABC transporter permease, with amino-acid sequence MSAISELSSITRRKGKPTAAEKKANGRDNKAAYIFLLPWLVGLVAITIGPMLMSLYLSFTDYNLLQPPEWVGLDNFTRMLTDARLHNSLGVTFAYVFIGVPLQLAVALLIALVLDKGLRGLPFYRSVFYLPSLLGGSVAVAILWKQIFGTTGLVNQVLAMFGIQGPGWISDPSTALGSIILLHVWTFGAPMIIFLAGLRQIPNMYYEAAKVDGATTLQQFWRITLPMLSPIIFFNLVLQIIGSFQSFTQAFIVSGGNGGPSDSTMFFTLYLYQKGFGQFDMGYASAMAWILLVIIGVFTAINFIASKYWVFYDD; translated from the coding sequence GTGAGCGCCATCAGCGAACTCAGCTCCATTACCCGGCGGAAGGGCAAGCCCACCGCCGCGGAAAAGAAGGCCAACGGCCGGGACAACAAGGCCGCCTATATCTTCCTGCTGCCCTGGCTGGTGGGCCTGGTGGCAATCACCATCGGCCCCATGCTGATGTCCCTGTATCTGTCCTTCACGGACTACAACCTGCTCCAGCCTCCGGAATGGGTGGGCCTGGACAACTTCACCCGCATGCTCACGGACGCACGGCTGCACAACTCGCTTGGCGTGACCTTCGCATACGTGTTTATCGGGGTCCCGCTCCAGCTCGCGGTGGCGCTGCTGATTGCCCTCGTCCTGGACAAAGGCCTGCGTGGCCTGCCGTTCTACCGCTCGGTGTTTTACCTGCCGTCCCTCCTGGGCGGCTCTGTTGCCGTCGCTATCCTCTGGAAGCAGATTTTCGGCACCACCGGCCTGGTGAACCAGGTCCTCGCCATGTTCGGCATCCAGGGGCCCGGCTGGATATCTGACCCGAGCACGGCACTGGGGTCGATCATCCTGCTGCACGTCTGGACCTTTGGCGCCCCCATGATCATCTTCCTGGCCGGCCTGCGGCAAATACCGAACATGTACTACGAGGCAGCCAAGGTTGACGGCGCCACCACCCTCCAGCAGTTCTGGCGGATTACCCTCCCCATGCTGAGTCCGATCATCTTCTTCAACCTCGTGTTGCAGATCATCGGGTCCTTCCAGTCGTTCACCCAGGCGTTCATCGTCTCGGGCGGCAACGGCGGCCCGTCGGACTCCACGATGTTCTTCACCCTGTACCTCTACCAAAAGGGTTTCGGCCAGTTCGACATGGGCTATGCCTCCGCCATGGCATGGATCCTGCTGGTGATCATCGGCGTGTTCACTGCCATCAACTTCATCGCTTCTAAGTATTGGGTTTTCTATGACGACTAA